The Sphaerodactylus townsendi isolate TG3544 linkage group LG02, MPM_Stown_v2.3, whole genome shotgun sequence DNA segment acTTCCACTGGCTTTTGCTCTGCTGTTTccttacacattttttttaacaaaatataaTTCCTGTCATAATAATTTTTCTGGTTGTTGGCCATCATTAAGTTGGTGGAAAGGGTCAGAGATCTGTGTtgttgggagagaaagaaagtgaaTGGATTTTCTGTTGTCAGGAGCTGGTTTTCTAATCCTCGCACTGTGTGAGGAACACACAGCTATGAATAACAAGCATTTTGCACATAAAAAGGACAGCATAATAGAAatccaaaaagaagaaaacagccaTGCAAAATTGCTGTGACTTTAGATATGCAAATTGGTATTATAGTTTAGTCACTCACAATCCCTCTTGTGGGCTTAAGGTATGTTCCAACAGTCACATGGAACGTGTTAGTCGGTTTTCCTTCCAAGACATACAaatgagaaggaaagggaagtttTGACAAAATTATTTTCGAAAAGTTTGAGAAATTCATCGAGAAGGAATATAAAGGGTAGCTTAAAATGTAAATCAATTTGTGGCTCCATCCAGAACAGTCATTCTCTTTGTCGTCTTTGTTCCCATCCCCAACATGAAAAGAAACCATTTACCAAAGAAACAGATATGGGATGAAAGTGATCAGAAATGCGAACAGACTTAGGGAGGGAGAAAATAAAAACACGATTGTGCTTGTATGAAGTAAGGGGGAAACCCCCCACACCAAATGGCCCATTTTCCTcaacaaggaaagaaaagggaacatTCAGTGGGGAGATATGACAACAAATTTTTAAGAGATCAAAGAAAACTATTCTGAGTGGTTTGAATGAACCCAGTGAACAGACATCAAGTGCTGATCATACCTAGAAGGATTTGTTGTGGCAAAACAACGAACACAGCAATCCTATATgtcacgggtgtcaaactcgtggccctccagatgttatggactacagttcctgtcatcccctgccagcatcatgctggcaggggatgatgggaactgtagtccattacatctggagggccgtgtgCTATATGTGTTTACTAAAGTCAAGGGGTGTTTGATCCTTGGGAAATGTGAACAGGATATCAGGAATTTAATGGCCACTAACAGTTAAAAGACAACACTCCTGTTAGCCTTTTCAAGTGCCCACAAGACTTGTGATTGCCTTTGATCACATCTGGCATTACATGCGGATTGAAAAAAGAAGTAACAAGAGCATTCTAGTTATCCCAGATAAgacgaaactgccttatactgagccagCCCTTGGGTCCATCTAGCTCAATTCCTCTCCTCCAACTTGTCTTTCATTTCATCAGATCTGTGATCCTTTAACTGATCCTTTAACTTGGACCTTGATGTGAATTAGGTTCTCAACCATTGAGCTATGACTCAGATAAAAGGAAATAATGGAAAGCCCAATCTGGGTGTGTGTGAAGAATAATCAGGAAGCAGCACGGACTTGCgccaatgcatttgcccacccCGCCAAAATAGGTGGCACCTAtggtagcgggggggggggggcaaacagggCAGCAGGTGGGAATTCTGGAGCTGTGAGGTGCCCAACTGAGAAGAGGATGCTTGCTCTAGAGCTGTGCTGGCATAATTGTGGACACTGTCACAGCTGGGGACAGGGTAGAGGCATTCTTGGGGATGAAGATgaccttagtcggcttccactgggctttcaggcTGGGAACATCCCAGGCACAGGCCTGTGACTTACACCACCCTAAAGGATGGCATAAatccttttcccccaatggggactgTTCAGGCAGTCTGGGATTCTCTGGGTTTTCTGCTTTCCTACGCGGCctagaagccctctggaggtggtggggcagcatCTCTGGCAACCGCAGCCTTTGGATTGGGCAGTTAAGGTATGATTCCAACAAGACTAGTAGCATTTTGTTCAGTGGCAGCATTTAGCACATGAATAAATGGGGTGTAAGAATGTAATATTATTCCATCATATCCTGAAGCTTTCATGACAATTGCTGATTGGGTTAAAATTCCTTCTGCTACTAACAAACTGTCTTGGAATCAAccagcaaagggttttttttaaacttcccgAGTGTCAAATCCTGAAGGCTAtctgaaacaggatactggattcAGTAAATTAGGTTTAACCCCGAACATGCTCACCTAAAAGTAAGCCCCACCAAAATCAGTGGGGCATCTACAGTTAGGAGCTTGCTGTTATtttgataatttctctgtttggtaggttttaaaagaataGAATAAGCATTCAAGAACAAATGTGTTTAAAATCTAGAAAAGGAAACTGGTTAGAATTAAAGACTGCTATGAAATCCAAACACTTGGAGATTACCGTATCTATAAAGCACATGTCTTCAGGCATTTGCCAAGCAAAAGGTCTCGTGCCAGCTAGCTATGATGATGAAAGACCAGCATGCTATCTGCCCCTACATTTCTTGTAGCAATATCATCTTCACCCCATGCTAAAGGTCCCAAGTTCCCTTCCACtgtccccctttcctttcttcacCCATTCCTTATATCTGTATAAAATCTCCCAGGTTGTAAGAAAACATGCCTTCTCATTACCCTCTGGCTACCTGCTTTCAAAAATTCATTTGCACCCAGCTTCTCCAGCATCCTTTATCAGTATTTGTGGGCCCATGTGCACTCTGTAcatagaaggaaaggaaggaacggAGGTGAATATCAGCAAAATAGCAGTCATACCTTACTGTCAAGTTTGCATACTGCAATGTGGAGAAGCAAATTCTAAAGCATACCTTTGTTCATTAGCTGAAACTAAAAGTAAAACAACATTGTCAACTCATTTGGGTGAGGGGGAGAGATTTTACGCATCACTGAATGCTCAGCACTGATTAGGCTGTTGCTGTTttgcatttttgaaaaacaatCAAGGAAAATAGGCATGTAGGCCATCTGCCTTCCTTCCTAATCTTTATGTTATGGAAAACGAAAGAATACTTCAAAACCAAATTGACAACCCACCAGgatgttttctaacttagtccTCTTGGGCTCTTCCTGTTCTTTTCAGTGGAGCTCATGCAGGATttgtatggttgccagcctccaggtagaacctggagatcttctgctattacaactgatatccagataatagagatccattccccaagagaaaatgactgctttggatgatggactctatggtattgtaccccataGAGATCAATCTCTTCCCAGAAACTTGACTGCCCAGGCTtcactcccccaaatctccaggtattccccaatttagagctggcaaccctatgcagaaAACTTCCCTGGTTGGATTGTGCTCCaaatagcaacatttttttcaaaacaacatCACATTATCCCACTCTTGTAAAAATCCAGCCCAGTCACCTAACTCATTCTCCGCAATCCCCTCTTAACAGACAACAAGGGAAGTGATTCTGTGACCAACAGGAATGTTTCACAGGCAATGGACGATGGGACAATATTCTGGTCTGCCATGGCACTGCAATTCAGTAGCCCTGCAAATGAAATCTTTTTCAAGCTGAGCTAACCTCAACGAAGTAATGTGATTGAAAACTAATTGCACTTCTAGGagcaaagggggaaataaatggACACAAACCACATTTAACTAATGGACAGAGTTTAGATACCAATGAGGTAAAGTGGTGTgcaatccccacccctcccccttacacAAAAATACACTTTCTGCATCGTTGTTTCCAAATGCAATAAattattatctttaaaaaaacaaaacaaaaacctaaaCACACAGTAACTGTATTGGGTTGTTCTCTCTAGAAAAGAAAGCAAGCACACTGATAAATAAATGGTTTCAGTTCCCTGCATTCAGAGCTCCCATTAACTCTGGTCAGCTCTAGTCTAGGACTTGGGTGATTGCAGATATTTGCACAGGATACAATAGTGGGAAGTCTGAGCTGTCCCAATGTCTGAAATTGCTGAAATGGGACCTTCCGCAACCAACTCTTTCTTGTTTGCTTccctctctgccctgcctttattctacctttctctcccttcctgttGCTCCCCCTATAGGCTGCAACGTCCACAAtggttcccttccctttccaataCTGAGATTATCTTGGTTTATATCTGTTTATATCTTGGTTTATATCTGTTGTTCCTTACATGAAAAGATCTCCATGCTGGAATAATATTGTGTGGCTTTAAAGGAATCTCCCCATAACTCTTACGTACGAGTTCAGAAGCATGGATTTAGAGTGTCTTACCCCTGAGACAACACCCATAAGACTCATTTGCCGGGGCAGAGCCACATAGTTTGATAGCAGGTGTTGCCTGGATCAGTCTAACACACAATGGGCTCCTCTACCACCACAGGGATCTACTTTGCAGGGTGTGACCTGTGGTCCAAAAACAGCTTGAGTCATTTCTTCCTTGAGGATTTCTGTAAAAATTTTAATACTCCATTAGAGCCTGAAACCACAGAATGGCTCAAATGTGACTATATAACCTGTAGTCTCAGAACCCTTTATTTATCTCATACCAATTAGTCTTCTTTCGATTTAAAGGTTTACAGGATTGTATCTAGAGTATACCTCAAATACAGTTTTCCAGTTGTGAACACAAGTTTCTAGTTGCAATGAGGAAGAGGACAACTGACCAACTAGCCAATTTGAGGTGGATGCTGGAATGTGCTTAATCCGTAACACTGTACCTCTCTGTCACAAAAAGTTCTATTTTATGACAACTGTATGCctcaaattcctttttttttctgatttggaaCTCAGCAGGATAAACACCAGTACTTAAAAAGATGCCCTCTTGGAGTTAGATGATGTTTGAGCTTCCAACACGAACTGGGGAGGATGTGGGATTTTGTTTTTGGGAAGCTGTGCTTTCTTTCATGAATCACAATGGTAACCTACTCAAAGTACAGAAATATAATCTCAACCATCTAGTAgccttaaaagttaattttttaTCCAAATCTCTGCTGAGCAGGCAAGGGGAATTCAATTCGCTACTGCactatggattttttttgtctgttgtGTTTGTTTGACCTTATCATTTGACCTTCTTCTCTGCCAAGAGAAGTCCATTCAAAACAAGGAGctgtttctttcccttctgcATCACTCTAGAGGGGCAGGATTATCAGCCTAGCTTCTTCTGGTAAGTCTGAAGTTCATCTCTTCCTAAAGTTCTGCTCCAACCAAAGTCGAACTTCTTGGAGATTGTAGAAAAAGGGACCTTTGCCCCCCAGGTAAACAATTTTTTGTCTTTGTACTATGCACACGCGCTCAAAGGAGACCCCATAGGCCACATTGGCATTATTGTCCATGCAGTCTGCCACAATCTGGCACTGAGGTGGCAAAGAAAAGCGCTGCAGGAGCTGGTGAGCAGCTGCACACCTATCTTCTTGGTTCCTGTGTTTCTTTACACTGAAGGAGGACGAGACACCAGGAGCAGCCCAGCCATCTGATGGGTGAGCCTCATCAATGTAGACTAACAGAAAGTCAGCCACACTGGAGAACTCTTCCACCAGCTTGCCGAAGGCCGACAGCTGGTTTGTGAAGGGAGGTCAGGTGGCTGAGCCAAAGTTGACTACTAATGGACGCTCCGAAGCGGCAAAGTCTAGAAGATGGCACTCGGTTCCATAGGCCCCATTGGAGCTTTTCCATCGGGTGCTGCTCTCTTCGGTGTCATTAGCAATGTGAATCACATTGGAGTTGGGAGCTTCTCCACCCAATTTCACctgaaatttaaaacaaacacagaCATTATAAGTCacgttttaaaaaagaatattgcaGCGTTTGAGAAaatgcagaaaagagcaaccaaaatgatcaggggGCCAGAGCGACGACTCTGTGAGTGTTGATTAAAGTGCTTAGAAAAAAGTTGAACTAGAGGAGACATGACAGGGGCCTGTTAAGCTATGCAATGCATGGAGCAGGTGGACAGAGAGAAGATTTTCTCCCTCTCTCGTAACATTAGAATGTAGGGTCATCAGGTAAAGCTGAAGGCTGAGAGATTTAAAacaagacaaaaggaaatatttcttcacacagtgcAGAGTTAAATTGTGGAAGTCTCTACCGAGGATGTGGGGGTGGCCACCAACTTGGAAGGTTTAAGAGGGAGTAGACCTGttcagagggggaaaggaaatccTTACCCACTGGTCAAAATGAATACTAGTCATGATATATACTAGTATATACTATCTGTTTGATTTTAACATGAATCCCACTAGGCAACAAGcttcaaaataattaaaacaaaaaaggttggaaaaccaGTTAGTCCACTACTGCCAAACAGCATGGGACCATAAAGACTAACACATTTACTGTGATGCATGGTATATGCTTCCATGAGCAATAGCCCCCATCCTCAGAGGCATGAACTATTACCCTGAATGAGCATAAAAACAGATGCAAAAATACAACCAgaagaatgggggagggagaaaactcacaatgcaatcctaagggcAGGGTAGTTGTgctgaggctggggacagcacagcTGCAGTGTAACCCTACCACCTCCAAAGAGATATGGTGTGCCCAAGCTGGCAAGCAGACAGGGATGCTTCCCCAACCCCATGGAACTGTTGGccccacctctgggaatgccccctttggtgCCAGCATGGGTCCCAAATGCTGGTGCCAGAGGAATGCTGGTGTTGCAGCATAACTGGCACTGCAAAGTTGGGCTGCTGTGTGGCTCCTCAGTGCCAGCATAAGTGCTTCTGCACCAATGTAAAGGCATTTATACCATTGCTGGGGTCATGGCGCGTTCTGAGAGGTTTCACTCTGCCTCTCAGGATTTCATTGTCCGTATCCTAATACATAGGTATTTTAGCATATATTACAGAGCACAGGTGAAAACAGTGTCTAGTAAAAACAGGAAACAATGTCATGACAGGAAGTATAAGCCATTTCCAATTGTTGATATGATGAACATAATATAAATACATGAATATACCGGTAATATCATATTAATATTAAGAAAATAGCTTGAGCTGGATAGCcctaggttagcctgatctcatcaaatctcagaagctaaggaagacaggccctggttagtatttggatggagatctccaaggaataccagggtcataatGCAGCGGGAGACAATGGCAAAGCCCCTCTGAACATCTTCACTCTTGTAAACCCCCactgggtcaccataactcagatGTGACtcaacaggaaaaaatatatagagAAAGAAACATGTACCACATATATTGTGGTCACTATATTCCAAAAAAGAATGTCCTAATTTTGAAATCCAGATCCTCAAAAGTGTGGATTCTTCCAGTGAATACTGAGAAGATGTACACAATCTAGTCTACTAAGTTTAGGAAAgaatgaaaaaggcaaaaacattttttacaggTCAAAATGGGGATGTATTATTCACATGGTGCAGACATGATTGTTGATGACTAAGTATGTACATGAATGGAAATGGCAGCCCCTTTGATTATATGGCTATGCAGTGTATCTCTCAAGAACTATGCAGGAACATTATGCATTTTCATCTGCTATTCATGACATGAAATGGACAGGTTCCCAAGCAGCATCTCTGAACAGTGAGAAAAATGCATATTTACCTCCAACTCCTGGTGTGTATAAAGAATATGACATTtaacaaaaggaaggaaagaatggtTCAGAAGATTCAAGAACATCTGAAGTTAGCTTCCTGTCAATACTCACTAATTTTTCTCTTTAGGTTCTTTTCAGGAAAACAAGTTGGATTCAACCATGGGAATGACACTGGAAAACCTAAATATCTGGCCTCCCAGTTGGCACAAACAGGATGCAAAATATATGTAACAGTGTCATCTGTTTGAATCTTCTGCTACATATTATAGAAGATCATTCAAAAAATGAAT contains these protein-coding regions:
- the DIO2 gene encoding type II iodothyronine deiodinase isoform X1: MGLLSVDLLITLQILPVFFSNCLFLALYDSVVLLKHMVLLLSRSKSARGEWRRMLTSEGLRCVWNSFLLDAYKQVKLGGEAPNSNVIHIANDTEESSTRWKSSNGAYGTECHLLDFAASERPLVVNFGSATUPPFTNQLSAFGKLVEEFSSVADFLLVYIDEAHPSDGWAAPGVSSSFSVKKHRNQEDRCAAAHQLLQRFSLPPQCQIVADCMDNNANVAYGVSFERVCIVQRQKIVYLGGKGPFFYNLQEVRLWLEQNFRKRUTSDLPEEARLIILPL
- the DIO2 gene encoding type II iodothyronine deiodinase isoform X2, which encodes MGLLSVDLLITLQILPVFFSNCLFLALYDSVVLLKHMVLLLSRSKSARGEWRRMLTSEGLRCVWNSFLLDAYKQVKLGGEAPNSNVIHIANDTEESSTRWKSSNGAYGTECHLLDFAASERPLVVNFGSATUPPFTNQLSAFGKLVEEFSSVADFLLVYIDEAHPSDGWAAPGVSSSFSVKKHRNQEDRCAAAHQLLQRFSLPPQCQIVADCMDNNANVAYGVSFERVCIVQRQKIVYLGGKGPFFYNLQEVRLWLEQNFRKR